A window of the Oryza brachyantha chromosome 5, ObraRS2, whole genome shotgun sequence genome harbors these coding sequences:
- the LOC102703037 gene encoding probable membrane-associated kinase regulator 1 yields the protein MGRSRGKDGGRSFPSPASSSASSSEFEFTVTLSPASKQRSAAQLCPADELFYKGQLLPLQLSPRISMVRTLLLSSASTSSASASDSTSNSSSRDSNGSTSSSFSADCAALLLPDSAASSSRPSSATEDDRHLNPPPPGVAASFAAGLPPAKRTGKQYLSSFATRFSSVFHRGGAPAAAAAAKKPSKSLAKEVIKKYAKKVKPLYEKLSQIPKNQNNSNGAGAGNGQPQPPAQQQQQGLKKPFSFSMRKKRGDDDHAAAAAAAVAAEAGAKYAHSNSFSGNLRFPRQKRCAASCPSSMRSSPSHSGLLSFGGAGGVGFPDVPAAAAAAMSGGISVGPVSLSTASSMEELQSAIEGAIAHCKSTMGGSAVSMCPRKATAAAAAADEICAF from the coding sequence ATGGGCCGGTCAAGAGGCAAGGATGGCGGGAGGTCGttcccgtcgccggcgtcgtcctcggcgtcgtcgtcggagttCGAGTTCACGGTGACGCTGTCGCCGGCGTCGAAGCAGCGGTCGGCGGCGCAGCTGTGCCCGGCGGACGAGCTGTTCTACAAGGGGCAGCTCCTGCCGCTGCAGCTGTCGCCGCGCATCTCCATGGTGCGCACGCTGCTGCTGTCGTCGGCGTcgacctcctccgcctccgcctccgactCCACCTCCAACTCCTCCTCCCGTGACTCCAACGGCAGCACGTCTTCGTCCTTCTCCGCCGACtgcgccgcgctgctgctcccggactccgccgcctcctcctcccggcccAGCTCCGCCACCGAGGACGACCGACACCTCAACCCGCCGCCCCCGGGGGTGGCAGCCTCGTTCGCCGCGGGCCTTCCCCCGGCCAAGCGCACCGGCAAGCAGTACCTCTCGTCGTTCGCCACCCGCTTCTCCTCCGTCttccaccgcggcggcgctcctgccgctgccgccgccgccaagaagCCGTCCAAGTCGCTCGCCAAGGAGGTGATCAAGAAGTACGCCAAGAAGGTTAAGCCGCTGTATGAGAAGCTCTCTCAGATCCCCAAGAACCAGAACAACAgcaacggcgccggcgccggcaacgGCCAGCCACAGCCgccggcgcagcagcagcagcaggggttGAAGAAGCCATTCAGCTTCTCGATGCGCAAgaagcgcggcgacgacgaccacgccgccgcggccgcggcggccgtaGCTGCGGAGGCGGGCGCCAAGTACGCACACTCCAACTCGTTCTCCGGGAACCTCCGGTTCCCGCGCCAGAAGCGGTGCGCGGCGAGCTGCCCCTCCTCGATGCGCTCTTCGCCGAGCCACTCCGGCCTGCTCTCcttcggcggcgcgggcggcgtcgGTTTCCCCGAcgtgccggccgccgcggcggcggcgatgtcggGCGGCATTAGCGTGGGTCCCGTCTCATTGTCCACGGCGTCGTCGATGGAGGAGCTGCAGAGCGCCATCGAGGGCGCCATCGCGCACTGCAAGAGCACAATGGGCGGCAGCGCGGTGTCCATGTGCCCACgcaaggcgacggcggcggcggcggccgccgacgaGATCTGCGCGTTCTGA